The nucleotide window ggtaggcgtggcagttaccagaaACCTTActggggtagtacttccaggtcaaaactGGAACAGCTACCTACTACGTGTGTATGCATActatgtacatgtgtgggcatGCGTGCCATagcgcatgtgtggaggtcagaagacaactttaatAGGGTCTGTTCTCTTCTCCCATCTTTCTGTGGGTCCCAAGAATGAACTCAGGCTTCTAGGCTTCCATGACAAGGACTTgtacttgctgaaccatctcacttgCCCCtacttagccatttttttttaaagattcattttatttttaattcagaaaaGAGTGGGCCTCTCAGGGATATCAGTTGAACATGAcataagttacaataagactaggtacagaccctcatatcaaggctggatgaggcaacctcataggaggaaaagggtctcaagagTAGTCGAAAGAGTTAGAGACACCCTAGTCCCACTGTTGAGACTCGCAAAAAAACCAAGCTATACAacataacatatgtgcagaggatcTAGCACTGCctcatgcaggctctgtgactgccatttcagtctctgtgagcccatatgagccctgcttagttgattctgtgggctaggttctcctggtgtcctcaactcctctggctcctacaatccttcctccccctcttccattgGGTTTCCTGCTTCTCCTACATCTTAGGCTTCTGGAAGTTCTTTCAGCTTCCTGTGTCTCCATTTCCACTTTAAGTTGGCATAATAGTAGTATGTaactatttattcagttagttATTTTTGAGGACTAAATCAGCAAATGTGTGTCTAaataagaataatgaaaataaaagtcactAGACAAACAGAAAAGAGTTAGCCTCACCTTTGAATGTCTGATATTTCTACAGCCTTTGCGCAGTAATGCATAAAAGGACTTTAGCAAACATATTCATGATAATTTGGGGGAAGGTACCTCTTAGGCTCTTCTTGGCTGGCCAGGGACCCAAATAACACCAtccccaaaaggaaacaaaaacctgACATAGAGGAAACATATTCCCTCTGCTCTGAACTCACCAAGTCATTCAACACCGAAGTACACACGAAACTGACACATGACACTCAGTCCACCAGGATTTTAATCTCCTTTCATTTTGCACTGAAGACTTCGGAAACTGACTCAGAATTTAACACGTTGGGAGAATgagattaaataaaacaaatcttttaaacaaaagagagaagcagagatcAAGAGGCAAGACTCTGTTAATATGTAACAATCTGGACTGGTTGACTCCTTGTTTCCTGTTTTTGGTTTATGATCAGTAAGTGTCCAGGACAAAATGAACATCACTCACAAGAGAAACCAGCAACTCCACTGACTGAAGGCACAGCAGGTTCTTGGGCAGAGAGCATTCAGATCTCTCAATATTCATATTCACCGAACCTTTTCTctgaaggaaaaagggaggggtGGACAGAGAAAGATAAGTTAGTTTTGTATTGGAAGCAGTTCAGCTGCAATGCGTTCTTAGAGCCGCACAAGAAGGAAAAGCTGTAGCCATGAATTCTTTGTTCCTCTAAGAATGGCAGCCCTCTAAAGGGACTCTAAAGATACTCTAaaagtattttcttgattgctgtcCATTTAGAAGATGAAATTTGGTTTTACTagctcatttattcattcactcaacaaatatttttagagaacaattagagaagaaaaaaggaaacaggaagggaaaaaaTAGTATTTCCTATCAACTTTcagagataaaaagagaaaagagggttggggatttagctcagtggtagagtgcttgcctagcaagcgcaaggccctggattcggtcctcagctttggtggtggtgcacatgcctttaatcccagcatttgtgaggcatagccaggtagatctctgagttcaaggccagcctggtctacagaacgagatccaggacaggcaccaaaactacacagagaaaccctgtctcgaaaaaaaaataataataatactaaaaaaaaaaaaaaagaaaaaaaaaaaagagcaaaatagaCCCGAGCCTCAGGGCGGCCTTCCTTTGTCTGTTAGGTGTGTGGGACTGGGGCAGATGGCCAGGAAGCTGATGTCATAGGTCAGCAACTCACATCACATTCCAGAATGCTCTGGGGGAAAATCATCCCAGATAAGGAAAGACTGCAGACTGGAACATTCCTCCTCCTATCTCTCTACGAACTTCGAGCTTAGAATTGAATGTCATTCAACTTTACTACCCACTACCCTTCCATGGTACGACCTCCTGATGTCCCTCTTCTTGGAGTCAATGCTGTTATCCCATGTGTACGCCGTCCACGTGAGCCTTAACCTCCTCTCCTGTAAGATCTTTGCCTACATCTTGTTTCAGTCACCCTCCCCAGGGTTAACTACGACTTCTCCCCTTTCTCAATGTCAAGGGTCTTACTCTCCAATCATTGCCTGCATCTTTCCAATTCACCGTCTCAAGTCCCCCAGCTTGAAGAGTTTTTGAATGCCGCCATGACCTAGAATCCAGTGACTCTaccactttgagggagatattaGGGGTAGAACCCAGGGCCGCATGACTGCTGGGCGATTGCTCTACCACCAAGATACAAGCCCAGCCCTCCTACCACCTTTTCTCTGCCCTTGCACTTCCATCCTTCATCTTTCCCAGCTCATCTTAAATTCCACTGCTGACCGTTATACTACCACTCCAcacccacctgtctccatctgtcACGCAGCATCCAGAACTCTAACATCTGGTTGACCCAACTTTATTACCACTGTGTGTCGTCGACACTCAAATAACTGAGATTGGAGAAAAACACACAGTGGTGCCTGGTTTCCTCATTTTAATGTAATGATCATGAATTTCAAAGTGCTTTTagtgcttaaaaataaaaaactgtccTATTTCTTTAGTTAGTCTCTCCTAGTTGCTTGCTTTATCTTTCCCAACACTGGCATGGCTAACTTTACACTCAGCTCATGAGCTGACTCCTAGTTAATTTCTCCTCTCTCAAATAATCTATTCTCCATCTTCATCTTTTTTGATTCCTCGGTCGTATTCTCATAGTTAAACATTCCTTGCTCTCTGAAATGCTTTTCCTTGGTTTTCTGGTTATGACATTCTCTTGGTTTCCACTTTATTTCACTCATCATGGCTTTTCCTCCTTTACTGTGTTCCCTTCATTTTCCTCACCCACAAAGGATGTGGAGAGAGTAAAGGGCAGAAAAAAGGGACCCAAGCTTCAGCACCTgaacattctattttttttttaatgtttttacattCTATTTCCATGGTGAGCACACATGGTCTGAGCATTTCAAATCCCATCTCTAGTTCACAGCCCCCAGGTTTTGCTTCTGAGGCTGCCTCTTTCTCTTACTTGAATGTGTGACTACATACTCAGCATTCCCCTCCAATGGCTCACATGGGCTTCTCTAACTAAAGATGCCCCCAAAAGAAACACCAGGACTTCCTAGACAGATACGAATTTACCCATTCTCTTCCTGAGAGAAAATCTTAGTGAGCACGGACTCCTCCTTCCCTTACACCCTTCACTTCATCTTTCAACAAACTCTGTTCCCTCTACCTCCAGAAATGCAAACATGACCCagtctctttttgtttctttccactCCTAACACCTGGGGTCAAGACACCCTCTTCTCTCACCTGGATCATCCTAACAGTCCAACTGGTCCCCCTGGTCCCCCTTGCCTCTCTGCGTCTGCCCTCAAGAGTAACAGGATAGAGCTTTGTGAAATGCCGGCCAGACCACTTCACTCCTCCGTGTCAGGCCACCAGGGGCTCTGCATCTTCCTCACAGGATGAGGAAAATCCAGAAATCCTTACAGTGCTCCACTAGAAACGACACAATGCTAGCCGCCTCTCATCTTAAGCCCTGCATTCTTTCCATTCCGACCCCGGCCTCCTTGCTGCCCCTCAAacccaccatgcctgcctacctctGGGCCTGGCTTCCACATCTCTGTTCAAGCCTTTGTTGAAACTTAGCATGGAAGTGAGGCTGTCTACGGACAGTCTAATGTTACAACTCTCCCTCCCTACTCCGTTCTTCCTGATCTGCTTCcaatgttttgtttcctttatgtGACTAGTCACCATATATTATACACCTTTTCCTTTATATTGAAAAACACATATAGAAAAGTATGTAAGTGTCCAGCACCATTGTAAATGTAAATCTCTTACAAACTGAATACTACCACATAACCAGCACCCACACCAATAAGTGGAATGATATCTGTACCCTAGAAATCTTCCCCACTCCAAGGAATACCACTCTTCAGACTTCACACAACACAGATGAATTTTTTTCCAttgccctcctgccctccaggtattgaatttcatataaatggGTTCGTATGGTGACATATAACACATTTTAATGATCTGTTTACTGTGTATCTCTTTCCCACTAACAGTAGGAAAGTTTCGAATGTAAGAACTCATTATATTCACTGGTGTTATCTAGCACCTACAAAGAGGATATGCAGCTCAACCAATATTTGATGtgcaaatgaacaaaacaaaatattgaacAAATAGAAAGGAGCAGAAGAGAATATGAGCCAAGTCTTGGGAAATGGACAGGAGTGCATGAGGCAGATCAAGAGAAGAGAGGTATCCCAAGAGAGGCAGAGTCTGCACAAAGGCTTGGCACCacgaacaaaacaaaaaaaccagatcCATTCTGAAAGCCACAGGACGTGGTAAGCCCAGAGCAGTGAGTGATGCTATGCCATGAGACACGGCAGCTTGGAGCTGGGGACACAGGCCGATGCCGGATCTCAGGGGTCTCCTATAAATACATAGATGAGGGTAGAGAGAGAAGTCAAATACAAGGACTTTTTAGATAGTTCTGGGACATTTTAAGGGTGTTGAAATGTCAGAGGATAAAAACAAGAGTATTTCTTTTGAAGCCCACTCATTGATAATGCATCCTAGTGTTCTCAGAAGGAAGTCTGAGGCCCACGGTAACGCTCACAGACACCAAGCTCATCCGAATGTGGGAAAGACTTAGAAGTCTGGCAGATAAGTGAGCACCcctctcccccttttccctttGAAGGAAAACAGCTCATGTGGGAAATTTAAATGCATGAGTCTGTCTGGTTTGTCCTGTTCTGCTGGACTGAGAGAAGGCAGCAGGAGCTCTGCCTCCCTCACCTCATAGACAGCGCTCTGAGGAGACCACaccctatccccccccccccccgccccctgcatGGGAGGACAGAGGTGCTCTGGGTGTCTTTACCACCCACCACAGCTTACATCCTATACCAGGGCTTCTTGGACTTGAGCGTGGGTCAGAATCGCCTTGAGGCCATATCAAAACTCAGCCCTGAGTCTCCCCCAGGATTTACTTTGCAGAGGTCACAAGGGGACCCGAGAACCAACCTATCCTCAAGTTCCCTGAGGGGACAGTGTTGCTGGCCTGGGCAATCACTACCCTGCACAATTGCCTGCATTCTAAACCAGGCAAAGAGTCTTATCatatctcctttttcttcttccaaaggtATGGATGCTCCATCTCTATCACCCCTGAGCATCAACTTTTCCTGCTCTCACTAAATGTTTCTATTACTATATTTTATCAGACAAAATATAGGGCATCTAGTTAAATTTGATAAGTAATATCAATAAATTTCAGATATAGATGATATTATTGGTTACcaaaaatttaaagtatgtaTTCATTAGTCAAGATTTTGGTCAAattgccgggctgtggtggcgcacgcctttaatcccagcactcgggaggcagagccaggaggatctttgtgagttcgaggccagcctgggctaccaagtgagttccaggaaaggcgcaaagctacacagagaaaccctgtctcgaaaaaccaaaaaaaaaaaaaaaaaaaaaaaagattttggtcAAATTATTTAATGTTCTAATTTCTTCATATAGAAAGGGACAGTAATAGCAATTATCTGGCAGGGCTAGGTTAAGGACTTAAAAATAGCAGtgtgggctagggagatggctgtaTGGGCACGAAGGCCTGAGTGTGGGTCTCCAGCATCTAAATAAAGACTTTGTGCAGCAGTGCCCAGgtgtgatcccagccctgggggagcagagccaggcagatgcctGGGGCTTGGTGCTCAGTCGGTGTAGCTGAatcggtgagctccagattcagtgagaaaacctatctcaaaaaataaagtgaagaagcGACCGAGGACGAATactaacatcaacctctggcctccatacttgcacatgcacacaggcaccccaaacacacatgcacacacagacacatggacacacacacagcacatatgtAAAGTTCCAGGCACATGGTAAGCAGCCCACAGATGGGTGCGATGACCGCTCAGCCTGTcaccccaggaagcagaggaagaggagcctCATTGGGAGGGGCAACCATctctgtctggacaagagctgtCATTTCCCTGAAGCCTAGTCTTCTTTCAAACCCAGGGAGACTTCATCTCACTCCCGTTTCTGACCCCAGGCTACAAGCTCCTGTTCCTGACGCATCTTTAAATCCCCAAAGTGCTCCGAAGTGCCTGCTACATTTGGCGTTCAGTAAATATTAATGAGTGGTGGCTTCTGTGTGGTGAAGAGCGGTCCGATGTCACTCTCCCCCTGGGAGCTACACTTACTTGGGTACCGCCGGATGGATCTGATGGGCCGGTTGTTTTCATTTGTCTCTGTAATGTGGCAGACATATTTTTCATTTAACTTGACTGGGTATCTGAGGACGGAGTACACTCTGTACAAGCCATTCATCTGCTCCTCCAAGACCTCCACTGTGCTGTGGTTGCTAAGGTCCCTTTCTCCCCGGTCTAACCAGGTCACATTGGGGGTGAGATACCAGCCCTTAGACGTGCATGTGACCACATCTTCTTCATCAATCTTCTCAAACTTCACCTGGGGCATTTCAGAATCTGgttggaaaataataataataataataataataataataataattagttcCTTTTTGGTTTCAGTCCCAGGAGGCTCAAGCTCTTGGTGTTTATGCTAACCCTGATGGAGAAAACATGTTCCCAGGTTCACTGTAGCTAAAATTTTGGCCCAAGCACAGTGAGAGAAAAACGGGACTCTCCTGACACCTAGGCCCCTACTGATGCTGTCTTTATTTGGGGGAATCTTTTCTTCTTGGTGTGGGCTCACTCCAGATTCTCCACTGACCTCAGATGCCCCAACTGAGAATCACAGAAGAGTCTGTGACCACACCACTCTGAACGAACCCAATCTCATCTGATCTCGGAGGCTAAGCACAGCCAGGCCTACTTTGTACATAGGTGGGGGAATCATAGCAGAGTAATACAACTGGgaagtggtacatgcctgtaatttccaCCACTCAGaagactaaggcaggaagattgctgtgagttcaagcccagactggtctacatagaaagatcctgtctcaaaaaaaaaaaaaaaaaaagtgagaaacaaTTCTCATCACCTTCCATCTCTTTCAACTCTTACCCTGGAGGGAGGACTCAGCCCCCTGGGCTCTCTGTCAAAGGGACATAGTTTTCCATGCAACACTGGAGGGTAAGGATGCAATACTGGGGGAATATGGATTCAACCCTATCAATGTTTTTCAAactgtttttttatatttttagattttttttattttatatgtgtgtgttgcctacacatatatctatgtaccatgtacatgccctgtgctcatggaggccagaagagtggttcgatccctggaactggagttacagatgattgcgAGCCACCaagtaggtactgggaattgaaccagtgCTTTAACTaaggggccatctctccagccctgaaacctATGCTTTACAGTGAGAAGAGTGGAGCCTAGCGAAGCTAATGGATTGCCCAGCGTCATCCAGATGTACAACTCCAGCCGCCTGATTCCCAGTTCAGCCCCATTCACATTAAACTATGTCTGACCTTAGCGTTTTCCTGTGGGACTATTGtatcaggggtgtgtgtgtgtgtgtgtgtgtgtgtgtgtgtgtgtgtgtgtgtagggggataGTTACAATGTGTAACATTTGGGATTCAACCAGCGCAGCTTTGGCTGCCCTTCAGTTCATTCAAATTAACGAGTGAGTGATGCATCCTGGGACAGACATGGCACCTCTTGTTCAGAGAAACAATTTTAACTGAAGTAAATTGATATTCCACTACTCTTATAATAGGAATAAAGTCATTTGGGTTAGGAAAATGAGAgcacccagagagaaaatttagAGCATATTATGAACAGAGGTCAAACATGAAACCAAGTTCGTCCACGACGTCCCTTTACCTTCCACTATGAGCTTAACGGTACTCTCCCCTCTACCGCTGGGGGCGACAGCTGAGCACTTGTACAAAGCTTCGTCCATGAAATCCACGTTTCGTAGCAGAAGGGACAGAATCCCCTCCGAGATTTCACTCTGATCCACAGAGACTCTTCCCTCATACAAGGCATTCTGGTCTTCAAGTTGCTCCGCATTATCGTAAAACTGGTAAACCACCTTTGTGAACACTTGAAAGAAGTCATAGTACCTAAAAAAGCGATAAAAGTCACGGTCTTCCACCTCATATTCCTCTATTATGTCTTCTCTCTCCCAGTAAAACTCGAGGTTTTCTGTGCTTTCTATAAAGGAGAACTCGCAGTCCAGGGTCACATCAGTGAACGGGTGGGCCCGAACCTCTTCTGTGGACACTGgattgtcaaagaagaaatagagtTAGTAAAAGCCAATgaccaggcggcggtggtggcgcacgcctttaatcccagcactcgggaggcaaagccaggcggatctctgagagttcgaggccagcctggtctacattgtgagatctgggacaggcaccaaaaactacacagagaaaccctgcctcgaaaaaccacacacacacacacacacacacacaagccaatgACCACTGCATCGGGTAAGGGACAACAGCAGGTGAGTCAGAGAAGGATTTACTGGAGGGGGCTGGTCATGTATAAAATCACTAGAAGGCTGGGGAAAGGAGCCTAAAGATGTGCAGGGAGTGTGCGGCTTGCGACGTGTGCCCCGCCCGCCCCTGCGTTCGGCTAGGCACAGAATGACACAGCAAAGTGAGTCCTGTCAGAGTGGACCTGGCAGGAAGCTGGGTTGCGCAGGCGTTGGCTCCAAACCCACGCGGTGCTTGCCAGAGTCACACCGGCGAAAGAAAACTGTCACATGCACTGGGCACCATAACCTTTCCATCTCTTCGGTCGGTGGCCAGCTCAGCCTCTCTGTAAACATAGTTGACTGACAGAGCGGGCATCACTCCCAGAACCTCAATGTCGCGGCAATCTTGACGACGTTCCTTACTCTCTGCTTCAGTAATCCGGGAAAGGCACATTGGCATGGCAGAGAGACGGTTTATGCGTGAAAATCTTTCAGTAAACTAACCTATCCTACCTATGCTACCAGCAACAGTTGAAGACTGTAACAGTAGGATTTCAACTTGcttgcccccccccacctcatctgtttgttgtctgtctgtctgtgtctctgtctctctccaaaaaggaggaagaattgGTGAGTGGGGGGTCTCAGTAAGAGTGTGGCTTGATATAAAAATAAGCTCtgacaaaatggaagaaaaataagtTAAGCACTAAGAGCAAGTCTGGGTATCACATTAAGTGGACAAGGAAGCTTCTAAGCCATCAGCAAAATGCAGCCAGCCAGACATCCAGTAGAGGACATCCGAGAGGACAGACGACTCAGTCTGCCCATGCCAGCTCGCAGGGACCTGATGGCTGCTGATGGGGCTGTCAGCTATTTGGTAAAACGTTACTATGGGTGTCTATGGGGGCTTTTGTATTAGGTTAACTGAAAGGGCAGTCTTGAGTAAAGCAGTTACCCTCCCTAAGGTGAGTGGTCCCCATTCTATCCGAGTCTAGAACAGAACCTAAACAGCCGGCTGTCCTACCAGTATTAAGAATGCCTGCCCAAATGCTTGGGCAATCTTTTTCATGCCTTCATACCTGAGGTGAGACATGGGCTCCTCTTGGGTCTCAGGTCTTTGGATTCAGATCAGAATCATACCTCTGGCTTTCTTGAGACACCTCccctaattgtgtgtgtgtgtgtgtgtgtgtgtgtgtgtgtgtgtgtgtgtgtgtgtgtgtgtgatgcgtgTTGTGTTCATGCTAAAGAGCCCTGACTTTAtcagtttatatttattttgtgtttacaaTATGCTAAACATATTGTAAGACCTTTCTTTCCTGGTTTTAACCTTAATCTGCAGACTACATTACGCAGATACTATCTAACACCAGGAGGTGGGCTGTTCAGGGACACAGGTCACTTTGTGGGCGGTAGTAGATTCTGTTGAGTCTCAGGATTCTGGTTCCGAAGCTCTCCATCTGAAATGTGCTCTTTCAGATAATAGTAGTCATTCTTTCTAAAGTTGACAAATCAATTACCGAGGAAACGGATGAATGAGTACAGAGAAAGGCAATATAGAAGGGATAGCACATGTTTACGCCATGTTTAGAAGGATGGATTCGCACATTTCCAATAGTGGTTTCTAAAGTCCTGGTCTGAAAAATTACAAATCCAAGCTCTAGTGCTAAGTAACCCCATACTAATCATGTGGCTTCAGGCAACTTCATCTCTCTGCATTTATTTCTGTCTATATAATTAGGACACCACCTGCTCCAGGTGGTTGTGAAACACCTTGGGATTTTAGTGACTGTTTTTATGTGACACGACTCAGTCATCTTCCAGagggacacggggggggggggggggggggggggggcgcgggcgcgtggggtgggggggagcacaGATGTGTGCAGCTGCACTCATCCCAGTCTCTCTCATAGGAAcgtgttatatttatataatagactataggaaaattttattctttgctgGATCATTGATTATATCATCTAGGGTTCAAACTCTGAGCTCTTGCTACAGCTGTACCATTTACGGTCTTAGAAGAAAAGGCTTCCCACTCTGGAATCTAAgagacaggatcggctgaggatgGAGGTCCCCAGTGTCTAATTGGCCTGGCTGCACAAGGCCATGTGTAAATGCGTCCTTTGTCTTTTTCAAACTATTGTCTCTAACTGTTGTGTCTTTAGCTCCCCCAGGTCTAAAAGCCTAGGACAAAAACACACCAAAAGgctaaaaatgtagaaaaattctttgaaaagtatacagaaatatGATGGTTGTCTAATGCCCTGCTATATAGCACGTGACCCATCATACCAGGTTGATGATattgttataaaatattattagatGGACCTTCCTAAGTGATGTCCCTTCCTCATTCTCAACTACCTTCACActcattctttttaatgtttttggtaGCACTTTTAATGTGAGTGACTTTGTCCctttacctacacacacacacacacacacacacacacacacacacacacacacccctcactcaTCAAGTGAAAAGAGCCAAGAAATATCACCCAGTGAACCAGACTTGCACTAACTTCTGAGTTGTCTCTGAGGTCTAAGGACACTCTCACACTGCGGCTGCCCGCCAGCTCTGAGAACCGCTGTGGGCTCCTGTGAGACGGCGTGTCCCCGAGGACTGTCTTTGGTCTCTGAGTGGAGGAGTTATATTGCAGGGTTGGCCTGCACAGTACCTTTTTAGAAACTTTCTATCACATGCCCCATGTTAGCTCAATTAGATTAACAATTTCAAAATCTGCACCTGATGCACCACTGACAGTGTTGCAGACTTGAGTACaagaaagttaaatttaaaaaattgtgtggtGTGACCATCCAGAATTTTTAGGACAGGACTGATTTCAAATActctgaaattataaaatttggtacttttcttttctttctttcttttttctttttcttttcttttttttttttttgtttgtttgtttgtttttttttttttggtttttcgagacagggtttctctgttttctctgtgtagctttgtgcctttcctggaactcactctgtagcctaggctggccttgaactcacagagatccgcctgcctctgcctcccgagtgctgggattaaagatgtgcgct belongs to Peromyscus maniculatus bairdii isolate BWxNUB_F1_BW_parent chromosome 12, HU_Pman_BW_mat_3.1, whole genome shotgun sequence and includes:
- the LOC107401085 gene encoding V-set domain-containing T-cell activation inhibitor 1-like yields the protein MAFFLMWANLLLLLHGAVSTEEVRAHPFTDVTLDCEFSFIESTENLEFYWEREDIIEEYEVEDRDFYRFFRYYDFFQVFTKVVYQFYDNAEQLEDQNALYEGRVSVDQSEISEGILSLLLRNVDFMDEALYKCSAVAPSGRGESTVKLIVEDSEMPQVKFEKIDEEDVVTCTSKGWYLTPNVTWLDRGERDLSNHSTVEVLEEQMNGLYRVYSVLRYPVKLNEKYVCHITETNENNRPIRSIRRYPKKRFGEYEY